A single window of Actinoallomurus bryophytorum DNA harbors:
- a CDS encoding ATP-binding cassette domain-containing protein: MSRTHDTEHGYAIEVSGLTKTYGAHTAVEDVSFAVRPGVITGFLGPNGAGKSTTMRMMVGLTPPSAGWCTVLGLGYRRLPNPGRHVGVLLDASAQHPGRTGREALTLAATVMGVDLDRVDEILDLVALTPAEARRRTGTYSLGMRQRLGVGQALLGDPRVLILDEPANGLDPAGIHWMRGLLRGFADDGGSVLLSSHLLREVEVIADELVVIGRGRIVAQGAKQELLASGGTLVRGVDDQRLATALTDAGIAFTSAADGGYLTQAPADQVAGAASAAGVVLVELRPAEGAGLEDMFLRLTADHSRENSQERARR; the protein is encoded by the coding sequence ATGAGCCGAACGCATGACACCGAGCATGGCTACGCGATCGAGGTCAGCGGGCTGACGAAGACCTACGGCGCCCACACGGCCGTGGAGGACGTGAGCTTCGCCGTCCGGCCGGGGGTGATCACCGGGTTCCTCGGCCCCAACGGAGCGGGCAAGTCGACGACCATGCGGATGATGGTCGGCCTCACCCCGCCGTCGGCCGGATGGTGCACCGTCCTCGGTCTCGGCTACCGGCGGCTGCCCAACCCGGGCCGGCACGTCGGTGTCCTGCTGGACGCGTCGGCGCAGCACCCGGGCCGTACCGGCCGCGAGGCCCTCACCCTCGCGGCGACCGTGATGGGTGTGGACCTCGACCGGGTCGACGAGATCCTCGACCTCGTCGCTCTCACCCCGGCCGAGGCGCGGCGCCGTACCGGCACGTACTCGCTGGGGATGCGGCAGCGCCTCGGCGTGGGACAGGCCCTGCTCGGGGATCCGCGGGTGCTGATCCTCGACGAACCGGCCAACGGGCTCGACCCGGCGGGCATCCACTGGATGCGGGGTCTGCTGCGAGGATTCGCCGACGACGGGGGCAGCGTCCTGCTGTCCTCGCACCTGTTGCGCGAGGTCGAGGTCATCGCCGACGAGCTGGTCGTGATCGGCCGCGGACGGATCGTCGCGCAGGGCGCCAAGCAGGAGCTGCTGGCCTCCGGCGGCACCTTGGTGCGAGGCGTCGACGACCAGCGGCTGGCCACGGCGCTGACGGACGCCGGCATCGCCTTCACCTCCGCCGCCGACGGCGGCTACCTCACCCAGGCGCCGGCCGACCAGGTCGCCGGCGCGGCGAGCGCCGCCGGGGTCGTGCTGGTCGAGTTGCGCCCGGCGGAGGGGGCCGGCCTGGAGGACATGTTCCTGCGGCTGACGGCCGACCACTCACGAGAGAACTCACAGGAACGAGCGCGACGATGA
- a CDS encoding response regulator: MITVLIVDDQELVRLGLRTLIENEDGMSCAGEAADGLAALAAARRERPDVILMDIRMPGIDGLAATRRITGDPDLAETKVIVLTTFERDEYVFDALRHGASGFLLKDTKPAELLRAIRAVVEGGALMSPSVTRKVIREFVSKSPRPTRPHPNLPALTEREREIVVLAAEGLSNDEIADRLVISPATARTHVSRAMIKLGARDRAQLVVFAYQSGLAD, encoded by the coding sequence ATGATCACGGTACTCATCGTCGACGACCAGGAGCTCGTACGGCTCGGCCTGCGCACCCTGATCGAGAACGAGGACGGGATGTCCTGCGCCGGAGAGGCCGCCGACGGTCTGGCCGCACTGGCCGCGGCGCGGCGTGAACGGCCGGACGTCATCCTCATGGACATCCGCATGCCCGGCATCGACGGGCTCGCCGCGACCCGGCGGATCACCGGCGACCCGGACCTGGCCGAGACCAAGGTCATCGTCCTCACCACGTTCGAGCGCGACGAGTACGTCTTCGACGCTCTGCGCCACGGCGCCAGCGGCTTCCTGCTCAAGGACACCAAACCCGCCGAACTCCTGCGCGCGATCCGGGCCGTCGTCGAGGGGGGCGCCCTCATGTCGCCGTCGGTGACCCGCAAGGTGATCCGGGAGTTCGTCTCGAAGTCACCCCGCCCGACGCGACCGCACCCGAACCTGCCCGCCCTCACCGAACGGGAACGTGAGATCGTCGTCCTCGCCGCGGAGGGCCTGAGCAACGACGAGATAGCCGACCGGCTCGTGATCAGCCCCGCGACGGCACGCACCCATGTCAGCCGCGCGATGATCAAACTCGGCGCGCGTGACCGGGCCCAGCTGGTCGTCTTCGCCTACCAGTCCGGACTCGCGGACTGA
- a CDS encoding sensor histidine kinase produces the protein MERVKHARPLFGDGVLAALLTLGGVVGTTFAGSPSRAEVPIDVRGYVLVVTAAVVLAVRRRWPQAVLAVVALCTWSYLVLGYAYGPILISFMLAVYSAARHAPLNRAVPYSLAALAMTLTHLLVHSHRLGLFGVVDVSAWVFVPFSLGFALRTRREMAVRARAEAIRQSVDDERLRVAQEVHDIVGHGLAAIKMQADVALHVLAKKPDQAEVALEAISRTSSEALDELRATLAMVRRAGTEAERSPVPSLARLDELRRRMAEAGVYVRLENSGEPVAALPVAVDLTGYRIIQESLTNVLRHSGAEQATVGIRYEPGGVLITVSNTVTDYSPGEGGSGISGMRERVLALGGEFTAGPSPDDGFEVRARLPTGGPS, from the coding sequence GTGGAACGCGTGAAGCACGCCAGGCCCCTGTTCGGCGACGGCGTGCTGGCGGCCCTGCTCACCTTGGGCGGTGTCGTCGGCACCACGTTCGCCGGTAGCCCGTCGCGGGCCGAGGTGCCCATCGACGTTCGCGGCTATGTACTCGTGGTGACGGCCGCCGTGGTCCTGGCCGTACGCCGCCGGTGGCCACAGGCCGTGCTCGCGGTGGTGGCCCTCTGCACTTGGTCGTATCTGGTCCTCGGGTACGCCTACGGGCCGATCCTGATCTCGTTCATGCTCGCGGTCTACTCTGCGGCACGGCACGCGCCGCTGAACAGGGCCGTGCCGTACTCGCTGGCCGCGCTCGCGATGACGCTGACGCACCTGCTCGTCCACAGCCACCGGCTCGGCCTCTTCGGAGTGGTCGACGTCTCGGCGTGGGTGTTCGTGCCGTTCTCCCTGGGGTTCGCCCTCCGGACGCGGCGGGAGATGGCCGTCCGTGCGAGGGCGGAGGCGATCCGGCAGAGCGTCGACGACGAGCGGCTACGGGTCGCCCAAGAGGTCCACGACATCGTGGGACACGGCCTGGCGGCGATCAAGATGCAGGCGGACGTGGCCCTGCACGTACTCGCCAAGAAACCCGATCAGGCGGAGGTGGCGCTGGAGGCCATCAGCCGTACCAGCAGCGAGGCTCTCGACGAGCTGCGGGCGACGCTCGCGATGGTCCGCCGGGCCGGCACCGAGGCCGAACGATCGCCCGTGCCGAGCCTGGCCCGGCTGGACGAGCTGCGGCGGCGGATGGCCGAGGCCGGCGTGTACGTACGTCTGGAGAACTCCGGCGAGCCCGTCGCCGCCCTTCCCGTCGCGGTCGACCTGACCGGTTACCGGATCATCCAGGAGTCGTTGACCAACGTGCTGCGGCACAGCGGAGCCGAGCAGGCCACGGTCGGCATCCGGTACGAGCCCGGCGGCGTGCTCATCACCGTCTCCAACACCGTGACCGACTACTCCCCCGGCGAGGGCGGGTCCGGAATCTCCGGCATGCGCGAGCGCGTACTGGCGCTCGGCGGAGAGTTCACCGCCGGACCATCGCCCGACGACGGTTTCGAAGTCCGCGCCCGGCTCCCGACCGGAGGCCCCTCATGA